aaaaataaggAGGAACATGTAAATATGGAGTCTTTACCgaaacttgatgtatttgtccataaaagtgtaaaaacgtATGAAATGCTTCTAACTGTATTTCAGTGACCATAGAAACATGTgttaagggcttaaaggggttgtcccgcgccgaaacgggtttttttttttcaatagcccccccgttcggcgcgagacaaacccgatgcaggggtttaaaaaaaacaaacggatagtacttacccgaatccccgcgctccggtgacttcttacttaccttgagaagatggccaccgggatcttcacccttggtggaccgcaggtcttctgtgcggtccattgccgattccagcctcctgattggctggaatcggcacacgtgacggggcggagctacgaggagcagctctctggcacgagcggccccattcagaagggagaagaccggactgcgcaagcgcgtctaatcgggcgattagacgctgaaaattagacggcaccatggagacgaggacgccagcaacggagcaggtaagtgaataacttctgtatggctcataattaatgcacgatgtacattacaaagtgcattaatatggccatacagaagtgtataccccaactttgtttcgtgggacaacccctttaattcacatgggcaagaatcTCGCGCGACTGTTGTGGGTTACGagacgaatatgaactccattcttctaAAATGGACTTaatcacatgagcgattttctatcttttggggttctcctggaACGCCTGTACCCCATTGAGGATCTGtagggacctgaagagggcgctacacacgagatgcccttgtttctgcaaggaagagCGGGCATATATTGCCAAATTAGCAGAACAGccccccacataatgctgcccccaccatcctcACTGCGGTATGGTGGGCCTTTTGATGACGGCAGTGCTGGCTTTACACCAAACATCCCTTCTGGAATTCTAGCCAACAAGTTCCCCCTGGGTTTTATCAGACAGCACACGTCCCCCGCAGACAGAAAACAGGTGGGACTGACGTGGTGCCCATGGCAGTTCCCTAATGATTCTGATTAGCAGTAAAGGTCATTAACAGACACTTCCTCACCTTGTCCAGGTTATGGTGTTCATACATGGAGGCGCTCTGGTGATGGGGGGATCCATGATGTTTGAGGGTTCTGCATTGGGTGCCCATGAGAACGTTGTAGTTGTGTCCATCCAGTACCGGCTGGGGCTCATGGGCTTCTTAAGGTAATGTACACCGTTAGTGTGATTGGTTTGAAGTTATTTTGTACCCTGAGCTATGAATGTCGGTCCAATATGTCACCAGTCGTCATAAAAATGAGTTATTTCTGTTTCCCTGTTCAGCACTGGAGATGATCGAGCTCCTGGGAATTACGGCTTCTTGGATCAGGTTGCAGCCCTTAAGTGGGTTTCTGAGAACATTGGAGATTTCGGAGGTGACATTGTGACCATATTTGGGGTGTCTGCCGGGGGACTCAGCGTCTCTGCACTGGTAGGCTGATATTTGGGTTATCGTGATTGGTTCTGGCCATGGAAAATCACGTCTTCTGACTGGGAGGCCATTATAGTGATCAGCAGCTGCGGGTGAATGAGAACCCCTGATCACCCTTCCTCTCTTGCTGTGTTTGATATAACCAGGTGGCGTCTCCATTGGCCAAGGGCTTATTCCACAGAGCTATTGCAGAGAGTGGGGTGGCCGTTTTGCCGGGTCTGGTGGCAAAGTCTACAGAAGAGGTTGTGTTTGTCAGTAATGTAAGTATGAATTCTGGTATACATGTCTGGAGCTAAGAAAGCTTCTCTTGAAAGCAGATCTTATGATTCCCTCTTGCAGGTTGTGGCCAATATTTCGGGATGCAGTGAGGACACGCTGGTGGAATGTCTGATGGCAAAATCGGAAGATGAGATCCTGGCTATCGCAGCATCTATGGTATGATCCATCCAACATGATCATTTAGGGCAACTCTCCCAAGACGTGTAATTCATAGTAACACCTTTAGATTTCTGTACAGTCTGGAGCCACATTGTAAATTGTCCTTATTCTTCTCCAATCACAACTAAAGCTGTAATTACAGTTTTACTGTtaccagagagcagtgcattgtgggagctcaaGTGACAGGAACGCTGTCAGAGCTGATCTGAGTAATGAGCGTCTGTGGAGCATAGATAAACTGCAGTTTGTTTACAACAGACTTGTAGATGCAGCTTTGGATGGTACTGGAGTATAAAAGTTGAGACAATCCTAGAGTAATAAACTACTTgaacaacaaaaataaactaGCTCCCCTCTCACTTCAGTGTGTGGAAACGATCTCCATGACCTCGGAGAGCAGCATAAAAAGTTGGGACAAGTTTTCCATAGATCAGTTTTagggtgaatccacattagatgggaaaatcttgTGATTTGAGCAGCTTCCTGCTAGGGTGGGTCGTCGGTGCCAGACTAGCCGGGGTCGCACTGACAACCACgatgggggggggaaaggggtgggggggtctcgtgtaatggtgtggagagtgtACCAAGAATGGCACGATCAAGAAAAAATATCCAGTGAAAGGGTTTCCTGTGGATAGAAACAActcctcactgaaaggggtcagaggaggatgtcaggaattgttctgtccaacaggctgcacagtcagctgaatacaacgctggcaTTTCAACTAACCTCACCAATACAACTTGTCGgctcttagcacagatgggctataagagCAGATTACCAGTTCCAACGCCATTATGTTTAAAAGGCAAGACTTCAGGGGGGGCAAAAAAACAAGCGCAAAACCTGTATCattaagcagcagaaaaacatctcctggtcagatggatccagatttctgttgctgatgggaggtcggaATTTGGTGTAagtagcatgaatcgatgaccccttcctgtcagctggtggaggtgcagtaacATTCCTTATACCTGTGGATGGAAGGATTGGTGAACTGCTTTAATTTGAAGGCTAGAGGAATGTGTTACTAAatcaggggctctaataaagttgcCAGTGTAAAGTGCGAGGTACTTCTTGTATACAGAAGGATGAGTAATATTCATGGGTTTGGGGTGCGCTGTTCACCTGCCACTTTTCTCTACTTGTAGAAATCTCCTCCACCTGCAAGCATCGATGGGGTCTTCTTCCCTAAACCCGTGGAACAGATTTTGGCCAATAATGAGGCCAACAGTGTCCCGTTTATAATTGGAGTCAACAACCATGAGTGTGGCTTGAGGCTCCTACTGGTAAGACTGATGAAAGCCGTGGTCAGATAatcctgatgatgatgatgatgatgataatgattaCACTCTTTTCATCCTCAGGCGATGAACATTACAGGATTACAGGAAGGGATGAAGAGGGAGACTGCGGAAGAAGTTCTGAAGAAGCTGCCCACTCTGGTAGGAGTGCTGCTAACTGGAGGCTCCACTTACTCAGGGCAGATTGTGGGTCACTTAGAGGGCGCATCTCAGAGGCCAAGTGCTACTTGGGTATTTCAGCACATGGGAACACACTGTCAATGTATAACCATTAATGTCATGGCTGGTCTGTAGTGCAATGCAGAAATCCACGACTGCATATCCTTCATGTAAAGATTGGTACCACAGCACCCACAGAGGATGTAAGTCACAGGTGTTGCCTTAAAACTGTGTGCCAGCCAGAGGAACTTACCAAGAGATGTTGGCACCTCCTGTAGGTCCTGATGTCCCCCCACTGCTGCTGGTGGAGGTCACAAAGCTGAGTGTTGGAAGCAGAGAGCCTTCAGCGTTTCCACCTTGAAGCTTCTTGTCCCTTCTGTCACATCTCATTATATCTTGGTGTATTTCAGGGTTCTTTCCCCAGCACCATTGATCTCCTGCTAGACGAGTATATCGGAGATGAGACTGATCCTGCTGAAATCCGAAACGGCTTCACACATCTGCTTGGAGACCACATCTTTGTCATCCCGGCGCTGAGTGTGGCCAAATATCACAGAGGTACGAGACACAAGATGCTGAATAACCTCCATCAGTAGGAGTGTCCCCCGTCCCCAGGAGGCAATGTCCCGAGATTGTGTGGAATTACATGGACCCCTGTGATGTTGGGGATCTTCCCCTCTTCTGCAGAGCGTTGCTCCTCTTCCTGTAACACGACTTCTTCTTCTATTCCAGATTCCGGCCATCCCACCTACTTGTACGAGTTTCAGCATCGCCCCTCGGTCTTTGCGGATAATAAGCCAGACTTTGTGAAGGCCGATCATGGAGACGAGATCTTCTTTGTCATAGGAGGTCCATTTTTGAAGGGCGACGTTCTGTTTACAGGTGACTCACTTGGAGGATGAAACATTTTGGACATTAGTCGGAGGTTGTTACTTTTGCTTCTCAGATCTAGGGGCACCCCTATCATGAGGCGACCTGAAATTGCAGGACCTCAGACGGGTGGCGGGTTGCTTCCCCGTCAGTATTTTTTACCAACTATTTAATGGCTGATAAATTGCCGCCAGCAAGCTGACAAGCATTAAACTCAGTTGCTCTGTAGtttcggtccggcagcagcagggTTCACACTctgatcacagctgtggcacacgGATCTACAGAGCAAGTGAGTTCAATTCTTGTGGGCTTGCTGGTTggctgaggggtcactattactactggggctactaatagGGGTCACTTTACTATTAGAGCAACTAatagagtcactgttactactagggccactaagggggacacttactattggggccactattactgtgtcACTTCAGAGAAGTCTCACTGGTTCAAATATGTAGGatcttagaatggtagagttggaagagacctccggggtcatcgggtccaacccccttagtgcaggattcactaaatcatcccagacagatatctgcccAACCTCTGAATACTTCTATTgaaagagaactccccacctcccatggcaacctgttccactcattgatccccctcactgtctaatatctaatgtgtctcctccctttcagtttcatctcattgcttctagtctttccttgtacagatgagaatagggctgatccctctgcactgtgacagcccttcagatatttgtagacggctattaagtctcctctcagccttctcttctgctaaacattcccagatcctttaactgttcctcataggacatgatttgcagaccgctcatcatccTGTGTTGGGTATTGGcattttcaatgcctgtaaaatgcgTTTTTCATCTTACTGGAGAGGGCGCCATTTTCACACTTGGCCTCAGGCAGCTTTAGGCTTGGGGTCTCCCTGCTCAGATCAGTTGCTTCATTCTATCGTCAAATGTCCTGCAACTTGTACATTATGGGGTGTTTTTCCATTGTGTAACAATACATTTCTGTGATGCAgaatgcaactttgtagcaaagtaaacttctgcaacaatgtaacaCTTTAAGCTTCTCCCTTTGTGACGCAGTATGTAAATCCTTCTATTGCTGATCGCAGCAGGGgccccacaggtgttctctcatgTCTACAGGAACTTGTTCTCTGTTTCCTGATGTGTTTTCATCGCTCTTACAGGAGCCTGTAAGGAAGAAGAGAAGACTTTGAGTAAGGAAGTTATGAATTACTGGGCCAACTTTGCCCGCACTGGGTAAGAGACTGGAGCGCATGATGACAGACGGGCGGATAGGCGTGTGGCTGATACTTGCTGGGTGATCAGATATGGCTTTTGTATGGTGTTCTATATTCAGGATGACTCGCGCTAAAACCCCCATGTTCATTGACTCTTCCAAGGACCCTCGCAAGACAACTAGCCTGACATAGCCATATTAGTAAATCCATTTGGCCGGTTTTACAtaggcgtatttgtgcatgcaatatgcagttaatagaatgcattgattttaatgggctcattcacatgtatGTATTTTTCTTACATGTTTGGAGTTGTGCAAATATAACCAGcaggctctattttcctgcacatttgtgtacTAAAAGTCTCCAAAGAGGTTAATGGAAAGGCGGAAAATACGCTGAGAGATGCATCATTGTGCATGAAAAaatactcattagactaattggtAGTTTCAATGACtgctagtatttttttttatgtgcgcaaatgcTCATTGCTTGCATGCGTAAAAAAAACATTCATTCCACACGTGCAAACaggcatacgcttgtgtgaacctggccttactGTACGTTGTCCGGGTTTAGGATGAAGCTGACCACGTTTCcaccttctcctctgctctcttccGCAGTAATCCCAATGGGGAGGGCCTGGTGTTCTGGCCGCAGTACGACCACGATGAAGATTACCTGCAGATTAACCTGGAGCACAGAGCGGCAAAACAGCTGAAGGCCCGGAAGTACGACTTCTGGACCGAGGTTCTTCCTCAGAGGCTGCAGGCAGAGAAGGAGGCGCACACCGAGCTGTAGACGTCTCCAGCGAACCAAACTGGGAAAGGGACTGACTTGTctcccctgaaatccaacagccaAGAGTGAGGCAGTAAGGAGGGGAAGAgatgactgcccccccccccccccccctctatttcCACCACCAACTCCCCTCTATCTTTGAAGCAAACAACCTGTGGGACAGAAATACTTGGCGGACACTGACCGCTCTACCAGATCGGAGACCGTTGTGACATTTAGTGTGACTACAGCGGTAATCTACATTATCACTACAGATCCCAGGTCACTATCGTTGAAAACAGCCAGCGAGCCTGTGTGCACAGACGCCCCCCAACAGCTTGGCGTAGTGCCTATAATGCAGATGGTGATAatagcttccttttctttttttattccctCAGATGACTTTCAAAACCTGACATTTCCCAAAATCCAAATCACCAGAGCAAACTCACAGATTTCAGCTGAGAAGCCACAGAATAGTGATTGCTGCTCTGGAGTACAATGCAGGCTGTACCCCGGGATCTACGGTTACTGTAGCTGCATTCTATGTTAGTTGTGCT
The Eleutherodactylus coqui strain aEleCoq1 chromosome 11, aEleCoq1.hap1, whole genome shotgun sequence genome window above contains:
- the LOC136582067 gene encoding fatty acyl-CoA hydrolase precursor, medium chain-like, translated to MVFIHGGALVMGGSMMFEGSALGAHENVVVVSIQYRLGLMGFLSTGDDRAPGNYGFLDQVAALKWVSENIGDFGGDIVTIFGVSAGGLSVSALVASPLAKGLFHRAIAESGVAVLPGLVAKSTEEVVFVSNVVANISGCSEDTLVECLMAKSEDEILAIAASMKSPPPASIDGVFFPKPVEQILANNEANSVPFIIGVNNHECGLRLLLAMNITGLQEGMKRETAEEVLKKLPTLGSFPSTIDLLLDEYIGDETDPAEIRNGFTHLLGDHIFVIPALSVAKYHRDSGHPTYLYEFQHRPSVFADNKPDFVKADHGDEIFFVIGGPFLKGDVLFTGACKEEEKTLSKEVMNYWANFARTGNPNGEGLVFWPQYDHDEDYLQINLEHRAAKQLKARKYDFWTEVLPQRLQAEKEAHTEL